A part of Candidatus Delongbacteria bacterium genomic DNA contains:
- a CDS encoding DMT family transporter, giving the protein MPLNPWLAVAGAVLCVGWSAIFIRWAGEAHPFTIAFWRLAIAFAFWLPFWFRARRIDARPLSVRQSRARLAAGLFLGIHFILWITAFSWTTVASAVFLMLTQPILSALGAHLFLGERLNRWNGVAIGLTVLGSGIICWGDLTLGPEYLFGDLLALTGAAASTAYLLMARIARPARPGQQALALGRYLAPVYLSAGIACGLAMLLAGASPGPFQPVTMLSLLALGLIPTVIGHSLFNYALGHLPSFSVNISLVGEPLISSLLAWWLLAEAPTPSLLLGGLVLISAIGFVLRWPPHNPLAVLPVD; this is encoded by the coding sequence ATGCCGCTGAACCCCTGGCTTGCCGTGGCGGGAGCCGTGCTCTGCGTGGGCTGGTCGGCAATCTTCATTCGCTGGGCGGGTGAGGCGCACCCTTTCACCATCGCGTTCTGGCGCCTGGCGATCGCCTTCGCGTTCTGGCTGCCCTTCTGGTTTCGCGCCCGGCGCATCGACGCCCGTCCGCTGAGCGTGCGCCAGTCGCGCGCGCGGTTGGCCGCAGGACTGTTTCTGGGCATACATTTCATCCTCTGGATCACGGCCTTTTCCTGGACCACGGTGGCCTCGGCCGTGTTCCTGATGCTGACCCAACCCATTCTGAGCGCGCTGGGAGCGCATCTCTTCCTGGGCGAGCGGCTCAATCGCTGGAACGGGGTGGCCATCGGCCTGACCGTGCTGGGCTCGGGCATCATCTGCTGGGGGGACCTGACGCTGGGGCCCGAGTACCTCTTTGGCGACCTGCTGGCCCTCACCGGAGCGGCGGCCTCAACGGCCTATCTGCTGATGGCCCGCATCGCGCGCCCCGCCCGTCCGGGACAGCAGGCGCTGGCGCTGGGGCGATATCTGGCGCCCGTGTATCTCAGCGCCGGCATTGCCTGTGGGCTGGCGATGCTGCTGGCCGGGGCCTCACCGGGACCTTTCCAGCCCGTGACCATGCTCAGTCTGCTGGCCCTGGGGCTGATTCCCACGGTCATCGGCCACAGCCTGTTCAACTATGCGCTGGGCCATCTGCCATCCTTCAGCGTGAACATTTCGCTGGTGGGCGAACCCCTGATCAGCAGCCTGCTGGCCTGGTGGCTGCTGGCCGAAGCGCCGACCCCCAGCCTGCTGCTGGGCGGGCTGGTGCTGATCTCGGCCATCGGATTCGTGCTGCGCTGGCCGCCCCACAACCCCCTGGCCGTACTGCCCGTGGATTGA
- a CDS encoding SOS response-associated peptidase, which translates to MCGRYSLSSTKLTLKQRFELAQQSEFSPRYNLAPTQAGAVIRLAEDGSRSLKPMRWGLIPAWAKDASVGPKLINARAETLAEKPSFRQALRQRRCLVPMDGWFEWKRAGRLRRPYFIHAEDGLPFAVAGLWEQWLNPSHELIESYTVITVPATPTLAGIHDRMPAVLAPGVWSSWLDSGVQDPARLTPLLQPCPDEWPAFHEVSPDVGAVQNDRPDLVRQVGGQTSLF; encoded by the coding sequence ATGTGCGGACGATACAGCCTGAGCAGCACCAAGCTGACCCTCAAGCAGCGTTTTGAACTGGCCCAGCAGAGCGAGTTCTCCCCGCGCTACAATCTGGCACCCACCCAGGCCGGTGCTGTGATCCGCCTGGCCGAGGACGGCAGCCGCAGCCTGAAGCCGATGCGCTGGGGTCTGATTCCCGCCTGGGCCAAGGATGCCTCGGTTGGCCCCAAGCTGATCAATGCGCGCGCCGAGACCCTGGCCGAAAAGCCCAGCTTCCGCCAGGCCCTGCGCCAGCGCCGCTGCCTGGTACCCATGGATGGTTGGTTCGAATGGAAACGCGCGGGTCGGTTGCGCCGCCCGTACTTCATACATGCGGAAGATGGTTTGCCCTTCGCCGTGGCCGGTCTCTGGGAGCAGTGGCTGAACCCGTCACACGAGCTGATCGAGAGCTACACCGTGATCACCGTGCCCGCCACTCCCACCCTGGCCGGAATCCACGACCGCATGCCCGCCGTGCTCGCTCCCGGTGTCTGGTCCTCCTGGCTGGATTCCGGTGTCCAGGACCCCGCGCGGCTCACCCCGCTGCTGCAGCCCTGCCCGGATGAGTGGCCCGCCTTCCATGAGGTCAGTCCCGACGTGGGCGCAGTCCAGAACGACCGCCCGGATCTGGTGCGCCAAGTCGGGGGCCAGACCTCCCTGTTCTGA
- a CDS encoding phosphomannose isomerase type II C-terminal cupin domain — translation METDTRPWGDYKILADESDHKVKRITVLPGKRLSLQSHARRSEHWHVVSGRAVVTRDAEQIELAPGQSVDIPLGARHRVLNPDPEQNLVFIEIQRGSYFGEDDITRYEDDFGRV, via the coding sequence ATGGAAACCGATACGCGCCCCTGGGGCGATTACAAAATCCTGGCCGACGAGAGCGACCACAAGGTGAAACGCATCACCGTGCTTCCCGGCAAGCGACTCAGCCTGCAGAGCCATGCCAGACGCAGCGAGCACTGGCACGTGGTGTCCGGCCGTGCGGTGGTCACGCGGGACGCCGAGCAGATCGAGCTGGCGCCCGGCCAGTCCGTGGACATTCCGCTGGGCGCACGACACCGGGTACTCAACCCGGACCCCGAGCAGAATCTGGTCTTCATTGAAATCCAGCGTGGCAGCTATTTCGGCGAAGATGACATCACCCGCTACGAGGACGATTTCGGACGCGTCTGA
- a CDS encoding UvrD-helicase domain-containing protein, with protein sequence MTLTAEQQAVVRQLDGPLIVLAPVGSGKTRVLAERLLAAVSAGHEPRRCLCLTFTNRAARELRERIASLDSASPGDVSRGAPLLTTFHSFCAGFLRQEAEHAGLRSDFSIYDEDDCSELLVRLNGENGAMDERDAQRQATALFFRWSAALSALGKQDLRAEAIPASALAGFSPPDRKLLAAYLAALGEHNALDFSLLVYRTRALLACVPEVRARWESEYDWVQVDEVQDTHESEWEVLEVLAAAHGNIALFGDLDQTIYGWRGSHPDKLMERFRASWPEARELKLSLNHRSTKQLLRLAEQCARRMNDRHTSLSPSEALEEGEAVELALGLSPREEAAEIARRLLRRFSQEPESRSRTAVLVRSHWLTPPLQQALNEAGIACATEADLRFFRRREVRDLLAPLHLLVNGRDRARLARWLRASGRMTPSLGKALLALMAEGPDAHLRVTDLLDPDCLKRGDPFARLLSTWHEGMLAVVDLETTGLDPADSEIVEIAAEMVVGGFGVDTFQRLLKVEHGLRGSDSVHGISEAELGRQGVAATEALHELASKLSGLLLVGHNFGFDLGFLLHHWKRHGLEMSPPPWVDTLDLARRVFPPRGGFSLGALRERLNLSNSPTHRAADDVACTVELLARMIPELERTREEREDLVRAHAAHFAPLAARLDRWQRLSRTLRPAELLDDVLQDFVAQGHPVDERIAARVRAWLRQGDRPELDPDASLKELLSQGSLVKAVDLLGEDRVPILTIHASKGMEFDHVVLAGAAEGILPDFRNSQDEGLEEERRVFYVAITRPRRSLLITSSQLDKRGRTQTWSRFVSESLEVPTMPTLLN encoded by the coding sequence ATGACCCTGACCGCCGAGCAGCAGGCGGTGGTCCGACAGCTCGACGGACCACTGATCGTGCTGGCCCCCGTGGGCAGTGGCAAGACCCGTGTGCTGGCCGAGCGCCTTCTGGCCGCAGTTTCCGCAGGGCATGAGCCGCGGCGCTGTCTCTGTCTCACCTTCACCAACCGGGCGGCGCGCGAACTGCGCGAACGCATCGCCTCGCTGGACTCCGCCTCCCCGGGCGACGTGTCCCGAGGCGCTCCACTGCTGACCACCTTCCATTCCTTCTGCGCGGGCTTCCTGCGCCAGGAGGCCGAGCACGCCGGCCTGCGCAGCGATTTCTCGATCTACGACGAGGATGATTGCAGTGAACTGCTGGTCCGTCTCAACGGCGAGAACGGCGCGATGGATGAGCGCGACGCCCAGCGTCAGGCCACAGCGCTCTTCTTCCGCTGGAGCGCGGCACTCTCCGCCCTGGGCAAGCAGGACCTGCGCGCCGAAGCGATTCCGGCGTCGGCACTGGCGGGCTTTTCGCCACCGGACCGCAAGCTGCTGGCCGCCTACCTGGCCGCGCTGGGTGAACACAACGCCCTCGATTTCTCGCTGCTGGTCTATCGCACGCGTGCGCTGCTGGCCTGTGTGCCCGAGGTGCGTGCCCGCTGGGAGAGCGAGTACGACTGGGTTCAGGTCGACGAGGTCCAGGACACGCACGAGAGCGAGTGGGAAGTGCTGGAAGTGCTGGCCGCCGCCCACGGCAACATCGCCCTCTTCGGTGATCTGGACCAGACGATCTATGGCTGGCGCGGCTCACACCCCGACAAGCTGATGGAGCGCTTTCGCGCCAGCTGGCCCGAGGCGCGCGAGTTGAAACTGTCGCTCAATCACCGCAGCACGAAGCAGTTGCTCAGGCTTGCCGAGCAGTGCGCGCGCCGGATGAACGACCGTCACACGAGCCTCAGTCCGTCGGAAGCGCTGGAAGAGGGCGAGGCGGTGGAACTCGCCCTGGGACTGAGTCCCCGCGAGGAAGCCGCCGAGATCGCCCGTCGCCTGCTGCGCCGCTTCTCGCAGGAACCGGAGAGTCGCTCACGCACGGCCGTGCTGGTACGCAGCCATTGGCTCACGCCGCCCCTGCAGCAGGCGCTCAACGAGGCGGGCATCGCCTGTGCCACCGAAGCCGACCTGCGCTTCTTCCGGCGGCGCGAGGTGCGTGACCTGCTGGCTCCCCTGCATCTGCTGGTCAATGGACGCGACCGGGCGCGTCTGGCCCGCTGGCTGCGCGCCAGCGGCCGGATGACACCTTCGCTGGGCAAGGCCCTGCTCGCGCTGATGGCCGAGGGGCCCGACGCCCACCTGCGTGTCACGGACCTGCTGGACCCCGACTGCCTCAAGCGCGGTGACCCCTTTGCCCGCCTGCTGAGTACCTGGCACGAGGGCATGCTGGCGGTGGTGGATCTGGAAACCACGGGCCTGGATCCGGCCGATTCGGAAATCGTCGAGATCGCCGCGGAAATGGTGGTGGGTGGCTTCGGTGTCGACACGTTCCAGCGCCTGCTGAAAGTGGAACACGGCCTGCGCGGCAGTGATTCGGTGCACGGCATCAGCGAGGCGGAGCTTGGCCGGCAGGGCGTGGCGGCCACCGAGGCCCTGCACGAACTGGCCAGCAAGCTCAGCGGACTGTTGCTGGTGGGGCACAACTTCGGATTCGACCTGGGCTTCCTGCTGCATCACTGGAAGCGGCACGGCCTTGAGATGTCGCCGCCGCCCTGGGTCGACACCCTGGATCTGGCGCGGCGCGTGTTTCCTCCGCGGGGAGGCTTCAGCCTGGGCGCGCTGCGTGAACGCCTGAATCTCAGCAACTCGCCCACTCACCGGGCCGCCGATGATGTGGCCTGCACGGTGGAGCTGCTGGCCCGGATGATTCCCGAACTGGAGCGCACGCGCGAGGAACGCGAGGATCTGGTGCGCGCCCATGCGGCGCACTTCGCTCCTCTGGCCGCACGTCTGGATCGCTGGCAGCGCCTGTCGCGCACGCTGCGCCCCGCGGAACTGCTGGACGATGTGCTGCAGGACTTCGTCGCCCAGGGGCATCCCGTGGACGAGCGCATTGCCGCACGTGTGCGGGCCTGGCTCCGCCAGGGCGATCGTCCGGAGCTGGATCCGGACGCCAGTCTGAAGGAACTGCTGAGCCAGGGCAGTCTGGTGAAGGCGGTGGATCTGCTGGGCGAAGACCGTGTGCCCATCCTGACCATCCACGCCAGCAAGGGCATGGAATTCGATCACGTGGTCCTCGCGGGCGCTGCGGAGGGCATTCTGCCCGACTTCCGCAATTCGCAGGATGAGGGGCTGGAAGAGGAGCGCCGCGTGTTCTACGTGGCCATCACACGCCCGCGCCGCAGCCTGCTGATCACCAGCAGCCAGTTGGACAAGCGCGGCCGCACCCAGACCTGGTCTCGCTTCGTCAGCGAAAGTCTGGAAGTACCAACGATGCCCACCCTGCTCAATTGA
- a CDS encoding N-6 DNA methylase — MTKRLPGTGGSGEPDESLRTCRQLLQARPGGWRQSGAIGELYSLLHRADGAGTPGMHYTPPLATRFLVSRLADRPGLSWLDPACGCGAFLEEIQRQDPGATRVVGADLDRHALALARLIGDATPAATPWELFHCNTLAPLDSLPDRLRDGVDRIVMNPPYRNGVEEGGLGREERLTLRERFLTARGPFDLYIPFVERALQLLKPDGRMGLLLPDKWLAASYGQALRELLARETRISELHHAPRSRLFGTADVEPVLLLLERRRTQAPARVGRLDAALRSGPTHSVSQNEFRENANAGWGPLLHSGRSGWIQTNARPRLGDRFEVKASMTTAEFYSVRVGEHAANSLPPVALLSSGAIEPWYHDWGVRAQRFRGQDLLRPAIDPGELSSVRRNQLARPRVLVANMSRRLEALPVCGESLMGVVNVIQIFCADEQECLMLAAWLNSGPLNDWLGLWYDPLRLSGQLSLNRRLVASLPAPPSAGPCRNRLLESGIRLRELHRKPPGRSAAYTHVAQAELDACVRQELGLLRMSSARPTTHSAGVESCR, encoded by the coding sequence TTGACCAAACGGTTGCCGGGCACGGGGGGCAGCGGCGAACCGGATGAGAGCCTGAGGACCTGTCGCCAGCTGCTGCAGGCCCGACCGGGCGGGTGGCGGCAATCCGGAGCGATTGGCGAGTTGTACAGCCTGTTGCACCGAGCCGACGGAGCCGGCACTCCTGGCATGCACTACACGCCCCCCCTGGCCACCCGGTTCCTCGTGAGCCGTCTGGCCGACCGGCCCGGCCTGAGCTGGCTGGATCCGGCCTGTGGCTGCGGGGCCTTTCTGGAAGAAATCCAGCGCCAGGATCCGGGCGCGACTCGGGTCGTCGGTGCCGACCTGGACCGCCACGCTCTCGCCCTGGCCCGTCTGATCGGTGACGCCACGCCGGCTGCCACGCCATGGGAGCTGTTTCACTGCAACACACTGGCGCCCCTCGACTCGTTGCCCGACCGTCTGCGAGACGGTGTCGACCGGATCGTGATGAACCCTCCCTACCGCAATGGTGTGGAGGAGGGCGGTCTGGGCCGTGAAGAGCGGCTCACTCTGCGCGAGCGTTTCTTGACGGCGCGCGGACCCTTCGATCTGTACATCCCCTTTGTGGAACGGGCGCTGCAACTGCTGAAACCGGACGGGCGGATGGGTCTGCTGCTGCCCGACAAGTGGCTCGCCGCCTCCTACGGCCAGGCACTGCGCGAGCTGCTGGCCCGGGAGACCAGAATCTCGGAACTGCATCACGCCCCGCGCAGCAGACTGTTCGGAACCGCCGATGTGGAGCCCGTGCTGCTGTTGCTGGAGCGCAGGCGGACACAGGCCCCGGCCCGGGTGGGCAGACTGGATGCGGCCCTGCGGTCCGGCCCGACGCATTCGGTATCACAGAATGAATTCCGCGAGAACGCGAACGCTGGCTGGGGTCCGCTGCTCCATTCCGGTCGTTCCGGCTGGATCCAGACGAATGCACGTCCGCGGCTGGGGGACCGATTCGAGGTGAAGGCTTCGATGACCACGGCCGAGTTCTACTCAGTGCGTGTCGGTGAGCACGCCGCGAACTCCTTGCCTCCCGTTGCCTTGCTGAGCTCGGGTGCCATCGAACCCTGGTACCACGACTGGGGAGTGCGTGCTCAGCGTTTTCGTGGCCAGGATCTGCTGCGCCCCGCGATCGATCCGGGTGAACTGTCCTCCGTGCGCCGGAATCAACTTGCGCGTCCCCGGGTGCTGGTGGCCAACATGAGCCGACGGCTGGAAGCACTGCCCGTCTGCGGCGAGAGCCTGATGGGCGTGGTGAACGTGATCCAGATCTTCTGCGCCGATGAGCAGGAGTGCCTGATGCTGGCGGCCTGGCTCAACAGTGGCCCGCTCAATGACTGGCTGGGGCTGTGGTACGATCCCCTGAGGCTCTCGGGCCAGCTCAGCCTGAACCGGCGGCTGGTGGCCAGTCTGCCCGCTCCGCCCTCCGCTGGGCCCTGTCGCAACCGGCTGCTGGAGTCGGGCATCCGCCTGCGGGAGCTGCACCGGAAACCCCCGGGGCGCAGTGCCGCGTATACGCATGTGGCGCAAGCCGAGCTGGACGCCTGCGTGCGCCAGGAACTGGGCCTGCTCCGGATGTCCTCCGCGCGCCCCACGACACACAGTGCTGGAGTGGAATCATGCCGCTGA
- the proC gene encoding pyrroline-5-carboxylate reductase yields MGTNLAILGGGNIGMAIAGGLVRKGGWPAERIRISRRDTTARTAIAALGFQACSSTAEALEGAALVLLCVQPAQCPELLDELAPLLQPTQTLVSVVTGLSVAAIKARVGERPVVRAMPNTAITLGESMTCLAADAPDRDSVEPVRTLFDSLGSTRVIKEELMGQATALCACGVAFFLRAIRAASQGGIEIGFHADEAIAMAAQTARGAASLLLVPGAHPESEIDRVTTPMGCTIAGLNLMEHEGFSSAMIKGIVGSSRKADNLSAASKGETRTD; encoded by the coding sequence ATGGGAACGAATCTGGCCATCCTCGGGGGTGGCAACATCGGAATGGCCATCGCTGGCGGACTGGTCCGCAAGGGAGGGTGGCCTGCGGAACGCATCCGGATCAGCCGCCGCGATACCACAGCCCGCACGGCGATTGCCGCCCTGGGTTTCCAGGCCTGCTCGAGCACGGCCGAGGCACTTGAAGGCGCGGCCCTGGTTCTGCTTTGCGTTCAACCGGCCCAGTGCCCCGAGCTGCTGGATGAGCTGGCCCCGCTGCTGCAACCCACCCAGACCCTGGTCTCGGTGGTCACCGGGCTGAGCGTGGCGGCCATCAAGGCCCGGGTGGGCGAGCGCCCCGTGGTGAGGGCCATGCCCAACACGGCCATCACCCTGGGAGAGTCGATGACCTGCCTGGCCGCCGACGCTCCCGATCGCGATTCCGTGGAACCGGTGCGCACGCTGTTCGATTCGCTGGGCAGCACGCGAGTGATCAAGGAAGAATTGATGGGTCAGGCGACGGCCCTCTGTGCCTGTGGGGTGGCCTTTTTCCTGCGGGCGATCCGGGCGGCCTCGCAGGGCGGCATTGAAATTGGCTTCCATGCCGACGAAGCCATCGCGATGGCGGCCCAGACCGCGCGCGGCGCCGCCAGCCTGCTGCTGGTGCCCGGTGCGCACCCGGAAAGCGAGATCGACCGGGTGACCACACCCATGGGCTGTACCATCGCCGGCCTGAACCTGATGGAGCACGAGGGCTTTTCTTCGGCCATGATCAAGGGCATCGTGGGCTCCTCGCGCAAGGCGGACAATCTGAGCGCGGCCAGCAAGGGCGAGACTCGCACGGACTGA
- a CDS encoding RNA methyltransferase, which yields MKHSGPRRDDSPEYLARKESFRRLFVICGRQAVLEALADPRLEVVKVHLAKGGRGDNRERILAAAAARQVPVEIVSAERVSQISRNAKQDQGVAADLRTPLYQPLEDFLQNPPKRFALLALEGITTPANVGMAIRSAAAGGLDGVLLPERGTSGLNPLVIKASAGAVFHTRILRCRELLPALQSLQALRVRICSLEGEARASLFEHTPGPREVFVLGSESDGISSEVRALADCRLSIPLKNGVESLNVAVAASLVAYAGLLRRG from the coding sequence ATGAAACACTCCGGCCCCCGTCGTGACGACAGCCCCGAATACCTCGCCCGCAAGGAATCCTTTCGCCGGCTCTTCGTGATCTGCGGTCGGCAGGCCGTGCTGGAAGCGCTGGCCGACCCGCGTCTGGAAGTGGTGAAGGTGCATCTGGCCAAGGGCGGCCGGGGCGACAACCGCGAGCGCATCCTTGCCGCCGCGGCGGCCCGCCAGGTGCCCGTGGAAATCGTGAGCGCCGAGCGCGTCTCACAGATCAGCCGCAACGCCAAGCAGGACCAGGGCGTGGCCGCCGACCTGCGCACGCCCCTCTACCAGCCTCTGGAAGATTTCCTGCAGAACCCGCCCAAGCGCTTCGCCCTGCTGGCCCTGGAAGGCATCACGACACCGGCCAACGTGGGCATGGCCATTCGTTCCGCGGCCGCCGGCGGACTGGACGGAGTCCTGCTGCCCGAGCGCGGCACCAGCGGGCTGAATCCACTGGTGATCAAGGCTTCCGCGGGGGCCGTGTTCCATACCCGCATCCTGCGCTGCCGCGAACTGCTGCCCGCGCTGCAGTCGCTGCAGGCACTGCGTGTGCGAATCTGTTCCCTGGAGGGTGAAGCCCGCGCCAGCCTCTTCGAGCACACGCCCGGCCCGCGCGAGGTCTTCGTGCTGGGCAGCGAGAGCGACGGCATCAGCAGCGAGGTGCGCGCGCTGGCCGACTGCCGCCTCTCGATTCCGCTGAAGAACGGAGTGGAATCGCTGAATGTGGCCGTGGCCGCCAGCCTGGTGGCCTATGCGGGCTTGTTGCGCAGAGGGTGA
- a CDS encoding DEAD/DEAH box helicase, with the protein MEASEAPGGTDPNSDMEATGPQRPDFRFEDLSPRMQQAVARMGWPSPMPVQAKAIPILRDRRDLIVQSKTGSGKTGAFLLPILESLKPGSTDCQALVLAPTRELAIQVYEELLKFTADSDVHCTLLYGGVGYTKQIRELEAGVQIAVGTPGRVLDHLERGLLKIGHLRFLCLDEADEMLSMGFYPSMRKLKRWLPQKRQTMMFSATMPRSVRNLAKEFLYHPEFLSLTGDRLNVESMSHEMYEVPPMDKDRCLVRVLEMENPANALIFCNRKSDVEYLYQFLQNAGYDADRISGDLTQRAREKVMGMIRERKLRYLVATDVAARGIDISDLEIVFQYDVPQDHESYVHRAGRTARAGKTGKSITFATYMDVFQLKQIRAKYNIPLQEKQVPTEEAVAARVSERLTVELEEQFRDGGSIMQEKLARFRALADELADSDNGRELIAMLLDEAYHRILHLPVQLPEEKIRFEEIGDRAPRQPRDSDDSRDEDGPRGDRPRRGPRNRSGGARRSGPSGGSSGGGSR; encoded by the coding sequence TTGGAGGCCTCGGAGGCCCCCGGTGGCACCGATCCCAACAGCGACATGGAAGCCACCGGCCCCCAACGTCCCGATTTTCGTTTCGAAGATCTGTCCCCCAGAATGCAGCAGGCCGTGGCCCGGATGGGCTGGCCCAGCCCGATGCCCGTGCAGGCCAAGGCCATTCCCATTCTGCGCGACCGACGCGACCTGATCGTGCAGAGCAAGACCGGCAGCGGCAAGACCGGTGCCTTTCTGCTGCCCATTCTGGAATCCCTCAAGCCCGGCAGCACCGACTGCCAGGCCCTGGTGCTGGCCCCCACGCGCGAGCTGGCGATCCAGGTCTACGAGGAGCTGCTGAAGTTCACCGCGGACAGCGATGTGCACTGCACGCTGCTCTACGGCGGTGTGGGCTACACCAAGCAGATCCGCGAGCTGGAAGCGGGCGTGCAGATCGCGGTGGGCACTCCCGGGCGTGTGCTCGACCATCTGGAGCGCGGCCTGCTGAAGATCGGCCACCTGCGTTTCCTCTGCCTGGACGAAGCCGACGAGATGCTCTCGATGGGTTTCTACCCTTCCATGCGCAAGCTGAAACGCTGGCTGCCCCAGAAGCGCCAGACGATGATGTTCAGCGCCACCATGCCGCGCTCGGTGCGCAATCTGGCCAAGGAATTCCTGTATCACCCCGAGTTCCTCAGCCTGACCGGCGACCGCCTGAACGTGGAGTCCATGAGCCACGAGATGTACGAAGTGCCCCCCATGGACAAGGACCGCTGCCTGGTGCGCGTGCTTGAAATGGAGAATCCGGCCAACGCGCTGATCTTCTGCAACCGCAAGAGCGACGTGGAATACCTGTACCAGTTCCTGCAGAACGCCGGCTACGACGCCGACCGGATCAGCGGCGACCTGACCCAGCGTGCCCGCGAGAAGGTCATGGGCATGATCCGCGAGCGCAAGCTGCGCTATCTGGTGGCCACCGACGTGGCGGCCCGCGGCATTGACATCAGCGACCTGGAAATCGTCTTCCAGTACGATGTGCCCCAGGACCACGAGAGCTATGTGCACCGCGCGGGTCGCACGGCCCGGGCGGGCAAGACCGGCAAGAGCATCACCTTCGCGACCTACATGGATGTGTTCCAGCTGAAGCAGATCCGGGCCAAGTACAACATCCCGCTGCAGGAAAAGCAGGTGCCCACCGAAGAAGCGGTGGCCGCCCGTGTCAGCGAGCGTCTCACGGTGGAACTGGAAGAGCAGTTCCGTGATGGCGGCAGCATCATGCAGGAGAAGCTGGCCCGCTTCCGCGCCCTGGCCGACGAACTGGCCGACAGCGACAATGGCCGTGAGCTGATCGCGATGCTGCTGGACGAAGCCTATCACCGCATCCTCCATCTGCCCGTGCAACTGCCCGAAGAGAAGATCCGCTTCGAGGAAATCGGCGACCGGGCCCCCAGGCAACCCCGTGACTCGGACGACTCACGCGATGAAGACGGACCCCGTGGCGACCGCCCGCGGCGCGGACCGCGCAATCGCTCGGGTGGCGCACGCCGCAGCGGCCCATCCGGCGGCTCGTCGGGCGGAGGTTCGCGCTGA
- a CDS encoding class I SAM-dependent methyltransferase encodes MEYDPVKDRLEALITRMPLLRRLLFLVLRQVFLREMEVRRQLRALKAGGLKPARILDAGTGFGQYTLFLRQLFPEAEILSVDIKQDYLDAMEGFCRAEAITGVEFAFQDLLELEAEDRYDLILNVDVMEHIRDDVRVFANFRRALRPGGVLVLHTPAVPESRPQEDVEFREGTYSVGEHVREGYKPSMMEERLARVGFGQVSLKPTYGFWGGIAWRLLVRWPMAALSASFLLAPLVAIWMLLAFIPARLCNALELRLAKATGGCMLVTARP; translated from the coding sequence ATGGAATACGATCCCGTCAAAGACCGGCTGGAAGCCCTGATCACCCGGATGCCTCTGCTCAGACGCCTGCTGTTCCTGGTATTGCGCCAGGTCTTTCTGCGGGAAATGGAGGTGCGGCGCCAGTTGCGCGCGCTGAAGGCTGGCGGCCTGAAACCCGCGCGCATCCTCGATGCGGGAACCGGCTTCGGCCAGTACACCCTCTTCCTGCGCCAGCTCTTTCCCGAGGCCGAAATCCTCTCGGTGGACATCAAGCAGGATTATCTGGACGCGATGGAAGGTTTCTGCCGGGCGGAAGCCATCACCGGGGTGGAGTTCGCCTTTCAGGACCTGCTGGAGCTGGAGGCCGAAGACCGTTATGACCTGATCCTGAATGTGGACGTGATGGAGCACATTCGCGACGATGTGCGAGTCTTCGCCAATTTCCGTCGTGCGCTGCGCCCCGGCGGGGTGCTCGTGCTGCACACGCCCGCCGTGCCGGAGAGCCGGCCCCAGGAGGATGTGGAATTCCGCGAAGGCACCTACAGCGTGGGTGAGCACGTGCGCGAGGGATACAAGCCCTCGATGATGGAAGAACGCCTGGCCCGTGTCGGCTTCGGGCAGGTGAGCCTGAAACCGACCTATGGCTTCTGGGGCGGCATCGCCTGGCGCCTGCTGGTGCGCTGGCCGATGGCGGCGCTCAGTGCCAGTTTTCTGCTGGCACCACTGGTGGCCATCTGGATGCTGCTGGCCTTCATTCCCGCCCGGCTCTGCAACGCGCTGGAGCTGCGGCTGGCCAAGGCCACCGGCGGCTGCATGCTGGTGACGGCCCGACCATGA